ctaTTTATAGCGGATTCcactttccactttgcgggtgcgagtgcttcCTTGTAGCGGCATAAGCCTTCTCTATTAGAAATCtgcaagggtgtcttttacgtgcaagaaaTGTTGCTCTCTTTTAACCAGGGtcagtcattaaatcttttgcttccgacggactatcatcctttctcaagaccatactcgcaaaaaGTGTCGAAGGAGAGCGGAACATTCAGTTCCTGATATTTTCTCCCCGGAGCGgggatcgaaccaggaacctttgtgttagttgTCTGAACATACTAATTACTACCAGGTAACACATaccatttaataataatttaaaaaaaatcctataaacTTTCCATGGACGAAAAGAAAGTTTATTTCAAGGAGGCaatgtttttgtcgagccttcgactttagtcgaaaaagcgagactaagcgatcctactttccgtcgtcgCCGGTGTCGTCgccgtcggcggcgtccacaaatattcactctgtggttaaagtttttgaaattttaataactttcttaaactatactggatttctaccaaacttggacagaagcttggttatgatcataagatagtatccagaagtaaattttgtaaaaataaaattccattttttccttattttacttataaattgacttagtttttctgcggggaaacataacattcactctgtggttaaagtttttagatttttaattactttcttaaactatcttGGGTTTGTACcgaacttggacagaagcttgtttatgatcataagatagtatccagaagcaaattttgtaaaaaaaataatttattttttccgtattttacttttaaatggacatactttttctgcggggaaacattacattcactctgtgaataaagtttttaaaattttaataactttcttaaactatcctggttttgaaccaaacttggacagaagcttatttatgttcataagatagtatccagaagtaaattttgtaaaaagataactccattttttctatatttcattttaaatggacttagattttcttccagttaacataacatacagtctgcagttaaagttttcaaaacatttattagattcattaactatcctaaaTAGAAggttcttacaatcataagatagtatcaagaggaatatttttattgatttttttcctcattgttgttgagcctgcaatttacagcaaaagtaggcgagacactgggttccgccgaacctttcaatttttttttggctcGTATTTGAAAGGAAGTTGATCAGGAATACCATGCAGCAAATTAAAACCTGGCtttcatttcaaattcaaattcaaatatcttTATTCCTAATCAAAGGgcatataaatcaacacaaatCAAAAAGTTCTTACAATATCCACACAAACAACACATGCAATCTAACACACATAAGgattataaatgatttaatatGATTTAGAACAAATATGAAAgcattttaataaaatcaatatatgtaCACGATAGGAGAGAGCCAGTACAAAGAGGAATAACTCTATCTATTTATCTTaacttttgttactttttttctgtCTGATCTGGAAATTTTTTGTAAGATACAgactaaaattaatattaaaaactaaatttttgtttgtcattatCCAGATAAAGAGATTTtttgaatttatgttttttagatttttaaactTTGACTTAAGTTTATTGACAACCACATCATAATGTTAATTTTGAATCATATGCCGTTTGCAAGACATTTCTTGTGTAGAAGCAGGTTTGTATGGTAGTCGCATATAGTTcaattatatagaaaaaatgtaaaatcacaaaaatactgaaatccgatgtgtaaacaaaataaacagacattatatcattttggggtcttttatagctgactatacggtatgggctttgctcattgttgaaggccatacggtgatcTATATGTGTCATAAATATGGATacagacttcttttaaactgagttttactgtgcgtatcgctagtatttatttattctctattggctagaggtatagggggagggttgagatctcacaaaatatgtttaaccccgctgcattgtTGTGCATGTTTTcccctgtcccaagttaggaacCTCAAGCCTTTGTTAAATGTGTtagcctttttttaaattttggttcattGATATGTTTTGGAGGTTAGTTTGACGTCCATTTGCACTGAACTAGTACTCAATTGTATTTAGGGGTTAGCTGAGAACCCCCTTCGGGTGCgtgattttctcgctgcgttgaagaaccatcggtggccttcggctgttgtttgctctttggtcgggtttttgtctcttttacacattccacattttcattctcaattgtatacAGCAGTCAAAATTGAGTTAAAATCTTAATCACCATGAAAATAACCCAAATATGTCAACAAGAAACACAATaaagcatatagacaaagcacattggcaaaaataaaagacatgaatacaaaaaataaccaATCAAAGATATCATAACAATACTAAATCAAAGATCGTAAAGCAACAGGTAAGCAAAGATCGCCTAAAAATACACAAATCAAAGATATCATAGCCATACATAACGCTGCAAAACAAGTTAACCATGACAAATTATAACAACTGACGATGTTATTGGTTAAGCACAGATATATTGTGTGGCAGgtttaaataagatattttacGAGTTTATTTCTCCCTCTCTTTTAGTTGAcgaacataacatatataagataCATGAACATACACCAGGAAAATCAATAAACAACATGATAACTTTATAATATCTATATCAAAAAAGCAAGTACGAATAAACAATTGTAAGCAATTCCGTATCAACGAATATACTGATTTATTGAAatggaaaataacaaaaatactgaacaccaAGGAAAATTTACCCCCTGAAATAcacttccgaagcacctgatatcaccacAAGTTTTTGGTAGGTTTTGTAATgctttgtctttagttttcattgttgtgttttggggttagggttagtttgtttgtttgtattttatcttttttagccattgagttgttaattttttgttaatgCGAGTTCGTATGTCTGCTGCAGATTCTGCTGCAAGTATAGCCCCGAATTTTCCTAACTGGGCAGTAATAATCTTAGCGATATCCGCACCAAGTACAAGAAAACTAGCGCATTTCAACTGACTACAATCGAATCCTGCCAAAGTGTCTATCATCTTCTCATCAAGACCATAAACTGAAGTGTAATGTTTTACCTCTAGGCATAGTATTTCTATGTTAGCAAGCACGTCTAATCCAATAATAGCGATTGCTGCGATGGAAGCAGCACCTGCTGCAACCAGCTTTGTACGCTTCTTTAAAGTATTGTACTTTGAATCAATCACATTGTCTGTTAGCGTTGGTAACGAATACATAAATGTTTCAAACTTGGCAGGTGGTAAACATTTTTCGACATGACAAAGAAGCTTGTCCTAGTTCCCAATGTCCTTTCTTTTGCTCGAAATAAGAAAAATTGCATCACAATGGTTGAGATGAGAATAACACAATATTTGGTCATTGATTTGCTGTCTTATTGCTGGAATAACTTCTTCCTCTGTCCTGCCATCATCTTCTGCATTTCGTATATCATCATCAATCTTTGATCTTATCAAACAATaggatttttctaatttcagtAATTCGCAAATCAAGAAATTTTCATCTTCATTTACAACCTtgtcaaaaaatatgaaaaagtaaTCATATTTACATAATTCCATTTTTGAAACGTATGTCTCTTTTGGAAATTGTAATGTACCGATTCCTGGTAAgtcatagaatacaataagcTGATTCTGTGGATTTTGGTAAGGTGTTGGTTCTTTGGTAGTATTACCACTGCCCGATTTTGCGTATCCTGGATCACGTGGTTTTACATTTCGAATCTTATTGATAAATGTTGACTTTCCTGTAGCAGACCTACCAGTTACAGCGAATTTTACTTTCTCTTCTTTCCATTTCTGAATATTTTCCTGAAGATATTTTGACATTGCAACTGGCCCTTTTTGTTCCGCTAGCCTCCTTAGTTCTGCATATTTTCCATCGTTTGCTACTTCCTTTGATTCAGATTGTCCCATTTCTGTAACATATATTCAAACATCTTAAGTCGATTCGATATTTTTCATGTGAAACTAAACATTTTCCGCGCGATACGGATAAATCACGTTGCaattgaaattattatataaaatgggAAGTTCGGGAActtaaagtaaaaagaaatttttgaGAAAGAAGCGGTGTTTATTATAGCTAAGAGTTCTTGAACCCTTTGTTtctaataaaggcaacagtagtataccgctgttcgaagttcataaatcgattgagagaaaaaaacaaatccgggttactgAGGGAAATGCATCAAATACAAGAGGCAAattacgacacaacagaaacacaacattaaaactataatataacaaatccattttcctgacttggtacaggacattttaagaaaaaaaatggtgggttgaatcttgatttgtggcatgccaaacctcccgctcttatgacaatgttaaatataacattaaaatgaaaacaatacattacaggacta
The nucleotide sequence above comes from Mytilus trossulus isolate FHL-02 chromosome 5, PNRI_Mtr1.1.1.hap1, whole genome shotgun sequence. Encoded proteins:
- the LOC134719276 gene encoding interferon-inducible GTPase 1-like, whose translation is MGQSESKEVANDGKYAELRRLAEQKGPVAMSKYLQENIQKWKEEKVKFAVTGRSATGKSTFINKIRNVKPRDPGYAKSGSGNTTKEPTPYQNPQNQLIVFYDLPGIGTLQFPKETYVSKMELCKYDYFFIFFDKVVNEDENFLICELLKLEKSYCLIRSKIDDDIRNAEDDGRTEEEVIPAIRQQINDQILCYSHLNHCDAIFLISSKRKDIGN